A section of the Anticarsia gemmatalis isolate Benzon Research Colony breed Stoneville strain chromosome 28, ilAntGemm2 primary, whole genome shotgun sequence genome encodes:
- the LOC142984800 gene encoding uncharacterized protein LOC142984800: protein MNSNFLSPRVMVGAAIVGIVGAAGVFIYEQIYAEKRRSMLVREVARLDKQVASMRTELEAIRELQKETNLRRQKQRKVRKERPAKVATPSGDNVDAREQSYASDSEYLTDYASIVGTESEMDSEEFYDVPTDEDEDDTLRESLKNGHAAELLDDDLSDKADPKATFKNAT from the exons ATGAATAGTAACTTCTTATCACCTCGTGTTATGGTCGGAGCCGCTATTGTGGGCATCGTTGGCGCCGCCGGAGTGTTTATATACGAGCAGATATATGCTGAGAAACGGAGGTCCATGCTAG TGAGAGAAGTAGCCAGATTGGACAAACAAGTGGCTTCCATGAGAACAGAACTGGAAGCCATAAGGGAATTACAGAAAGAGAC TAACTTGCGCCGTCAGAAGCAGCGTAAAGTGCGTAAGGAGCGGCCGGCGAAGGTGGCGACACCCAGCGGCGACAATGTGGACGCTCGCGAACAGAGCTACGCGTCTGATTCAGAGTATTTGACTGACTATGCCTCTATTGTAG GCACTGAGAGCGAGATGGATAGCGAGGAGTTCTACGATGTGCCTACAGACGAAGACGAAGATGACACTTTGAGAGAATCGCTCAAAAACGGCCATGCAGCTGAATTGCTGGAcgat GACCTGTCAGACAAAGCAGATCCTAAAGCCACGTTCAAAAATGCGACATAG